From Elaeis guineensis isolate ETL-2024a chromosome 16, EG11, whole genome shotgun sequence, a single genomic window includes:
- the LOC105059635 gene encoding MYB31 transcription factor31: MGRSPCCEKAHTNKGAWTKEEDERLIAHIRVHGEGCWRSLPKAAGLLRCGKSCRLRWINYLRPDLKRGNFTEEEDELIIKLHSLLGNKWSLIAARLPGRTDNEIKNYWNTHIRRKLLSRGLDPTTHRPINQRASNITISFGRREEKGVVLGHKEESSSSEESSAWQRQRQQRQQQLKCPDLNLELCIAPPCQQEPVVMEPVKRKGNLCFSCSLGLQKSKECRCNRFLGLSTEY, from the exons ATGGGGAGGTCACCATGCTGCGAGAAAGCCCATACCAACAAGGGGGCATGGACTAAGGAGGAGGATGAGCGCCTCATCGCCCACATCCGAGTCCATGGCGAGGGCTGCTGGCGCTCACTCCCCAAGGCTGCCGGCCTCCTCCGCTGCGGCAAGAGCTGCCGCCTCCGGTGGATCAATTACCTCCGTCCTGACCTCAAGCGTGGCAACTTCACTGAGGAGGAGGACGAGCTCATCATCAAGCTCCACAGCCTCCTCGGTAACAA ATGGTCTTTGATAGCTGCGAGGCTGCCGGGGAGGACAGACAACGAGATAAAGAACTACTGGAATACACACATAAGAAGGAAGCTGTTGAGTAGAGGACTGGACCCTACGACCCACCGGCCGATCAACCAGCGTGCCTCCAATATAACCATCTCGTTCGGGAGGAGAGAGGAGAAGGGTGTTGTGTTGGGGCATAAGGAGGAGAGTAGTAGTAGCGAGGAGTCGTCGGCATGGCAGCGGCAGCGGCAGCAGCGACAGCAGCAGCTAAAGTGTCCAGACCTTAATTTAGAGCTTTGCATAGCCCCTCCCTGCCAACAAGAACCAGTAGTGATGGAGCCTGTAAAGAGGAAGGGGAACCTTTGTTTCAGCTGCAGCTTGGGGTTGCAGAAGAGCAAGGAGTGCAGGTGCAACCGCTTTCTAGGCCTCAGCACTGAAT